The following DNA comes from Actinomycetota bacterium.
CCCATCAACGAGCCGGCGACGGGAAAGCGCAAGTCTCAGATCGAGGAGTACCTGGACTTCTACCGGGGGCCGGGGGTCCAGCACATCGCGATGCGGACCGAGGACATCGTGAAGGCCGTCTCGGCGCTGCGCGAGCGGGGCGTCAGATTCCTGCGGATCCCGGACACCTACTACGCCGACGTGACCGAACGACTGTCGGACCTCGACCTGGACTGGCGCACGCTCCAGGACCTCGGAATCCTCGTGGACCGCGACCACGACGGCTACCTGTTGCAGATCTTCACGGAGAACGTCATGGACCGCCCCACGGTGTTCTTCGAGATCATCCAGCGCGAGGGGTCACGCGGGTTCGGCGCCGGCAACTTCAAGGCGCTGTTCGTCGCGCTCGAGCGCGAGCAGGAGAGCCGGGGCAACCTGTAAAGGGAGGCACGAGATGTTGGGTCTGCCGCAGTGGGTGAAGGGCAGGACCAGCAGGCAGGCGCACGTCGCCTTGCCTGCGGGGACGGTCGAGGAGGAGCATGGCCGCCTCGGCTTCTTCGGCGCCGCGAGCCACCTCTACAGGCTCCACGCGCCCACCGGATGGACGTCGGTGAAGGGTCCCGCCGCGCACCACGCGCTGGACTGCACCCAGCTCAAGACCCCCGACGGCCTGTGGCCGACGTCCCTGCTGTACAACGCCGACCTGCACATCGGATTCCAGCGCTACGAGACGGGGCGTCCGGAATTCCTGCGAAACGCAGACGCCGACGAGCTGTACTTCGTGCACGTCGGGTCCGGGCTGCTGCGCACCGAGTACGGCCCCCTGCGTTACGGCGAGGGCGACTACATCGTCATGCCGCGCGGCGTGACCTACCGGTTTGAGATCGCCGAGCCCACGTCTTTGCTGTGGGTGCAGAACCTGTCCGGGCTGATCGACCTCCCGGACCGGGGCATCCTCGGCCGCCATGCGCTGTTCGACCCGGCGGTCCTGGAGGTCCCGGAGGCCGAGGCGGTGGAGGAGGAGGGCGAGTTCGTCATCGCCGTGAAGCGCATGGGCGAGACCACGCTCGTCACCTACCCGTTCCACCCGTGCGACGCGGTCGGCTGGAAGGGCGACCTGGCCCCGATGCGGCTGAACGTCACCGACATCCGTCCGATCGCCTCGCCGCGCTACCACCTGCCGCCATCCGCGCACTCCACCTGGGAGGGCAACGGATTCGTCGTGTGCACCTTCGCGCCGCGGCCGGGCGAGGAGGACCCGGAGGCGCTCAAGCTGCCCTTCTACCACCGCAACATCGACTACGACGAGGTGATCTTCTACCACTCGGGCAACTTCATGTCCCGTGAGGGCATAGAAGCCGGGATGCTGAC
Coding sequences within:
- a CDS encoding homogentisate 1,2-dioxygenase; protein product: MLGLPQWVKGRTSRQAHVALPAGTVEEEHGRLGFFGAASHLYRLHAPTGWTSVKGPAAHHALDCTQLKTPDGLWPTSLLYNADLHIGFQRYETGRPEFLRNADADELYFVHVGSGLLRTEYGPLRYGEGDYIVMPRGVTYRFEIAEPTSLLWVQNLSGLIDLPDRGILGRHALFDPAVLEVPEAEAVEEEGEFVIAVKRMGETTLVTYPFHPCDAVGWKGDLAPMRLNVTDIRPIASPRYHLPPSAHSTWEGNGFVVCTFAPRPGEEDPEALKLPFYHRNIDYDEVIFYHSGNFMSREGIEAGMLTFHPHGLHHGPQPNAVKRAAAAPQSGPRMLDEYAVMIDSRQPLLVSDAALKVDVSGYEMSWADAGQ